DNA sequence from the Neomonachus schauinslandi chromosome 16, ASM220157v2, whole genome shotgun sequence genome:
ccctgctgtgttcctcaTTGATactgagagaaggggaggagcgAGTTGGGACACAGGCTGATACGGTGCTGTCCGTATCAGGCCACCATGGAGACCCAGCCAGGACAAGGCCCCGTCCCCACCGGAAGTCTGTCACTCTCCCATTCAACCATACCTGGCCGGCGCCTCTTGCGCGCCAGGTGCGGCAGCAGGTCGTGGCGTGCCAGCACGCGCAGGAGTTGCCCCAGCAGCCGAAGGTTGCTCTCGTCGCACTGCCCGCGGCGCTCCAGCTCCAGCAGCAGCTCCAGGCCGCTTCGCGCGCGAGCCAGACCGCCGGCCGCGCCGGGGGCCTCGTCGAGCAGGAAGGCCAGCAGCTCCAGCTCGCACTCGGTCAGCTGCCCGCCCACCACCTCGAACATACGGTGAAGCGACAGCATCCCGTAGTAATCCAGGCATTCATCCTCCTCCCAGCTCGGGGCCGGGGTCAACCCGGACAGCGCCAtacccgggggagggggggcggcaCAAGCTCTGAACCAGGGCCTAGAAcccacacagtggggagggggcaatggTCAGCGACGCGGGGACCCGGACCCCGCCCCCGCCGGTGCGTCTCCCCCGCCCCGTCCTGCCGGGCAGGGCCACCTTCGCACCCCTGTcttctctgccgctccccttccCTCAGAAAGGAATGGTACCGCCCGAGGTCCCCTAGTAACAGGTCGAGACGCTAGACCCCGCTCGTCCTCCCACCAGTTGGGCCTGCCCAGCCCGAACGCCCCTCCCCAGGTGGTATGCCCCGAACCAGCCTCCGGACCCGACCAAGTGATTCGGTCCGAACCAGCGTGGGGGCCCATCCCGGGGAACCCTGCCAACTGCCCTTTGACTCTGGGCAGCACTGCCCGGACGTGCCCCTTGGCTCCGTCCACTGGTACTGTCCGATCAGCGCCGCGGCTCCACCCAAATGGTAGCGTCCGAAAGTAACCCTCTGCCCCCCACAAGTGGAACCGACCAAAGCAGCCCGTCGCCCCACACAGGTGGTGCTCTCCGATCCCGACCCCCTCGCCCTGTTAAGGCGCTACcgccctccccccaacacacaagtGGTTCCGTCTACCCGCCACTAGCCGCCCTCGGGCCTCTCTGGATCCTTACCGGATTCCGGCGTCTGACGACTCCTGGGCGACGGCCGCAGCCACTTGTTTTGGATCTTTCTGGCACCTTCTCTATTATTACGCCTGCGTCACCtcgcccctcctccttcccccaactcGCGCAGGTGCGACGGCCACGCCCCTTAGGCGCAAGCGCAGAGTGAAGCTTCCAAGCCCCACCCCTCCGGGCCCGCCCCCATCCGTAGCGTCTTGCCCGCCAGTGCTGCGCCTGCGCAAAGCGAGAGTGATTTCCGCGTCTGAGTTGGATCTGGTACCTGGTTGCATGCAGGGTTGCTTCTGTCCGCCCGTGACTTAAGCCGCTGGGTCCTTGTTGCCCCACGTCAAGCCCTGTTGGAAATACTCATCTCAGGGACTACAGGCCCATCCTAAACATGATTTAGACGCCCACATTACCACTGCTCCCAGCTGCCCAAGGCAAAGGACCACAATAGCAACCGTCCTGGCTTCAAATAGCTCCCAGACCCCTTATGATCTGGACTTGGACGCTCCTCCATCAGCCTGCCCCTTACTCCTAATGGCAACCAGGAACCTACGTCACAACCGTgccatctcatgaccccaaatGGAATCTCCTTTCACCCAACAGAAGCCCCATCTCTAAGTTCCTTCCCCTGATCAAGACAAGGaagctcccccatctcatgttaGGAACCAATACCTCCTTCCCGATTGCAACAGGCCCCTCCATCCTGACTGTTCACTTCCTGATGGCATCCATCACAGTCCCCTATTACAGCCTCTTCCTGTCTCAaatgccccccacccacccaacaaCCCTTTCCAATCTCTGCCCTCCAAGGTCAAGGAGCCTCCCAATACCCCCTCTCTAACCTGCACCTACAAGTTGCACTCTTGCGAGGGCAGGTCGCTATCAAGAGAACTGGAGTCCAGGCTGCATGTCTGAGCAGCTCCCCTGAGGCGGAGTCTTGGGCATGGTGGccacacccccaacacacacacacttaggtgACTCAAGGTCAGGGCTCGCACATACCTTGAAACAAGTCTTCCCGGAGTGGTTCCCACCCCTGAATTATCTCCCCTTGAAAGGCAGGGGACCTAGGTCCTGCCTGGCACTGCCTCAGCACTGGCTCTGCTTGGGCTGCAGCAGTGACCTTGGAAGAGTCCCTATCTCTAATGTCAACTGTCACCTATTGAGGCCTACTCCTGGGCCAGACACACAGTAGGCGCCCGATAAGTGACTATCGTTAAATCAAGTgaagagtgggagggaagggaaagcaaTTTTACAAACTGGGAAGGACTACGTCCATGTTAGATGGGTTATAGTGAGCATCCACAGTGTATCAGTGCTGAGCGCTTTTACGTGTCTGATTTCATTCAATCCCCTCAACAGCCTTTGAGGTGGATGTGATtcaagcccattttacagagtaaAAGAGAGGCCCTGAGAGAAGTACCCCAAGtgtgtctggctccaaagctATGCTCTCAGAGATGCTCAGCCTCTTCAGCTACAAAATAACACCTCTGTCAAGGTCTCCGGCCACCCAGTTCACTCCTCGCTTTCCAATGATGCCCACTTCTCACCACTTAACTGATTTTTGGCAGGGCAGCCCAGAAGAACTGCGCAGGCGCTTGCCtgagccgcccccccccccaagctccGCCCACAGGGAACAGTTGTGTGCGTGGAGAAACTCGTCGAGCCCCGCCTGAACGTCAACACGCAGGCGCAAGGGCGCGTGCCCTTCGCTGATGGCTCTGATTGGCTGCCACGGGTAAGGGCACCTCCCAATGGGAGGCGTGGATAGTGAGGGGTCCCGCACGCCTGGAGCAGAGAGGGTCTGTGTCAAGAGCGGCGGGGGCTGCAGGAGGCGAGAGAGACTGGTGAGGGCGCCGCGGGGTGGGCGGGGGAAGAGTTCGCTGGGCGTAGGGAGAGGGCGGAGGTAGAACGAAGGGGACACCGGGGGACGAAGAGCCTTGGGGCCTGCGCTAGGGCGGGAGCGGCGTGGAGTGGAAGGAGAGCGCTCCTTCCTATGTGCCCTAGAGCATTGATTCCACTCGTGCGGCGTGCAGGACCCTACCCTGGAgcccgccgcccccacccctgcagggcgCTCTCATGCAGCGGAGTTGATAAGTCTGGTCGGTGAAAAGGGACGTGTAGCGGAAAAGTTGAACTTCCAGGCCCCTGGTGGGTTCTTTCCTGGAAGGACTTACTGGTCTACCGTGTAAAAAGTCCCTATCTCCTCCCCACCAATAGTACACAATCCCACAATTGGGAAAGGAGGAATGTAGACAAAAAGTCCAAATTTTAGGTTGCTTGGGCCACCTTCCAGAGGGACATGTACTGGGTGCCTACTTTGTGTGTAAGCCTTACACCAGGCCTTGGGCCTCGCCCGATGGGAGTTCTGTTTGGAGTGCGGCTGTAAACAAGGAAAAACTGAACTCTGGGGATGCGGGCTGACTCCTTCCAGGAAGATCCTTTACTGGGTGGCTGTTGTGTGCAGGGCCGTGGCAATTCAAATATTAGTGAGGGAGTTGGAATAGGTAGTTAGGAAAAAGTAAGTCCTGGGCTTTTAGTGAATCATTTATTCAGGTAGCATGTATTGGGCATCAACTGAAAACAGGGTTATGTGCTCGGCTGTGTTATTGTGGGAGTTCATGGTCCATGGGGAAAGTTGGTCTGTTGGGAGAAGTGGGATGGGCACAGGGAGAGTTAGACTCTCATGGCCTCACTTCCTGGAGGGAGCATTTTTCATTCACAGAATATCTGCTGAGTACCTGTTGTGGGCTAATCATTGTTCTTGGTGCTGGAAATATATCAGTGATGAAAAAACTAACTTCCCTGCTCTCTGGGAGCGTAATATGAGCATCTTTGCCTGCCTGGCTGTAAGCTGAGCTCCACCTGCCCTCTGGCACTAACAGATGAGTTAAAGAAGAGATGGAGACAGTGGAGGTTGGATTCAGAAACTAGGTTGTAAGGGGCACAGTCATTTGCTCAAGTGGCTCAGAGGCCTGGGTTGTGTTGAGCCCACACATGTAGAAAGGGAGATGGGGGCATGTAGAGGGAAGTTCAGAAGTTAGAGATCCCCGTCCCAGGTCCGTAGTTTTGTTGGTAACATCAGCACCTACAGTGAATCAGACCTGCCATGCCTGCATGCTCAGTCTGAAGAGGAGCACAGACTGCATCCCGGGCTCGTGATATTGGCTTTGCTAGAGGTGGCACAGATTACCACAGGAACCCCAAGGAGGCAGGAATGGACAtccccctgggcgcctgggtggctcagtcgttaagcgtctgccttcggctcaggtcatgatctcagggtcctgggatcgagccccgcatcgggctccctgctcggcgggaagcctgcttctcccttacccactccctctgcttgtgttccttctctcactgtgtctctctctgttaaataaataaaatctttaaaaaaaaaaaaaaaggagtggacATCCCCCTGAGGATGTAGAGATGTCAGAAAAGGCTTCACAAAGGAAATGCTGGGCACGGTTTTGCTAGACCAGAAAAGGAGAGAACTTTCTCGGCAGAAGGAATAGCAACAGGAAAGACTTCAGGTTCAGGAACAACAGTTCTGGAGAACCACAAGTCATGGTTCTGTCTGACCTTTCTCGGGCACCAGGGCCTTTGTGGTCAGCACTACTTTTACGCCCTTTCACAGGTGACAAAACAGcatcagagagagaaagttaATAACGTGCTGGAGCTCAGATTCAAGCCAAGGGCAGTCTGGTCCAGAAGCCTGTGCTCTTGAACTCTTTGCTGCTCTGTATGTGTCCATATGGCAGGAGGAAAGGTGGTGCCCGGTGAGGAAACCATCCAGGCAAAGGTCAAGAGGCGTAAAGAGACACGTGTTCTTAGAAAGGGTGcgggtggggctcctgggtggctcagttggttaagcaactgccttcggctcaggtcgtgatcctggagtcccgggatcgagtcccgcttcgggctccctgctcggcggggagtctgcttctccctctgaccctcctccctctcgtgctctctgtctctcattctctctctctctcaaataaataaataaaatcttaaaaaaaaaaaaaaaaaagggtgcggGTGGCCCTCCGGGTAAGGAGGGACGGTAGCATCAGGGGCCAGACGGAAGGGGGCTGTCGCTGTCTTACAGATGTCTGGCACCATGGGGCGTGCATCCGCTTCGGAGTCACATGTTCATTGAAAACTGAGGTACCAGCACTGGATCCAGGCTTGCTGATTGATAGTCTGGTGAGTGAGGGGACGAGCGGGGAAGCTCCTGAGccgcggcccccgcccccgccgcccctgGGTTCCTGATGTCTCAccagctccccctgctttctccaggcactgccccccccccaccatggcaGAGGTGGCGGCTGAGGTGGCTGAGCTGCCCACACAGATGTCGCCAGGGGCGGTGGAGACGTCAACACCGATGTTCGGGGAGATGTCAGCAGAGGTGACCGAGATGACACCTGGGGAGGCGCTGGCCTCGTCCCTTTTCTTCCAGCATCACCAGTTCATGTGCTCTGAGTGTGGCAGTCTCTACAACACGCTGGAGGAAGTCCTCTCGCACCAGGAACAGCATGTGCCCACTGTCACCGAGGACGAGGCACTGGCCGCCCAGGATCCTGGCCTGGAGCCCGAGCTCATGGCAGGGCCTGAGGAAGGGCCCTTCCAGTGTGGGGAGTGCAACCAGCTCATCCTGTCCCCCGGCGAGCTCCTGGCCCACCAGGACGCCCACCTCCGGGAGTCTGCAAGCCAGATCCAGTACCAGTGCGGGGACTGCCAGGAGCTCTTCCCCTCGCCTGAGCTGTGGGTGGCTCATCGCAAGGCCCGGCACCTTTCTGCTGCAGCCACCGAGCCACCAGGGCCGCCCCCACTGCCCCCGCCGACGCCACCCCCGCCAACCCCCGCTCCACCCGAAGTTCAGATGGAGCCCTACGAGTGTCCCGAGTGCTCTACCCTCTGTGCCACTCCTGAGGAGTTCTTGGAGCATCAGGGCACCCACTTTGACTCCCTAGAGAAAGAAGAGCGCAACGGgctagaggaggaggaggaggaggaggaggaagacacagaggaagacacagaggaggaagaggaggtggcgGCAGAGGTCGGTGAGGATGCTACGGGAGGCGACAGGCCCACAGCCGGCCGGGCCCAGGGCTGTGCCGATTGTCCCCAACCCTGGACGGCCGCGGAGGCGCGCCGGCGACACCGGCGGGCCTCCCGCGGCCCAGCATCAGCGGCCCACCCCTTCCACTGCACCCAGTGCCAGCGCAGCTTCAGCTCGGCCAACCGGCTGCTGGCGCACGGGCGGGCCCACATCGGGGGCACGCACGAGTGTACCACCTGCTCCAAGGTCTTCAAGAAGGCCGCCTCCCTGGAGCAGCACCTGCGGCTGCACCGCGGCGAAGCGCGCTACCTCTGCGTGGACTGCGGCCGCGGCTTCGGCACCGAGCTCACGTTGGTGGCTCACCGGCGGGCTCACACCGCCAACCCGCTGCATCGCTGCCGCTGCGGCAAGACGTTCAGCAACATGACCAAGTTCCTCTACCACCGGCGCACGCACGCCGGCAAGAGTGGGGCGCCCCCCTCGGCGGCGGCCTCCCCGGTGCCCGCCGAgtccgcgccgccgccgccgccgccgccgcccgccccgcccgcccagCTGCCCTGCCCGCAGTGCTCCAAGTCCTTCGCCTCGGCCTCCCGGCTCTCGCGGCACCGGCGCGCCGTCCACGGGCCCCCCGAGCGGCGGCACCGCTGCGGCGTGTGTGGCAAGGGCTTCAAGAAGCTGGTCCACGTGCGCAACCACCTGCGGACGCACACGGGCGAGCGGCCCTTCCAGTGCCACTCGTGTGGCAAGACGTTCGCTTCCCTAGCCAACCTCAGCCGCCACCAGCTGACGCACACGGGCGTGCGGCCCTACCAGTGCCTGGACTGCGGCAAGCGCTTCACGCAGAGCTCCAACCTGCAGCAGCACCGGAGGCTGCACCTGCGGCCCGTGGCCTTCGCGCGCGCGCCCCGCCTGCCCGGCCCCGGCCTGTACAACAAGAGCCCCTACTACTGCGGGACCTGCGGCCGCTGGTTCCACGCCCTGGCCGGCCTGCGGCTGCACCAGCGCGTCCACGCCCGCGCCCGCCCCgggcccccgccgccgccgccgcgatccccaccccccgcccccccgccgccgccgccgcccgagCCTCAGCAGACTATCATGTGCACCGAGCTCGGGGAAACCATCGCCATCATCGAGACGTCGCAGCCACTAGCGCTGGAGGACACGCTGCAGCTGTGCCAGGCAGCACTGGGGGCCAGTGAGGCGGGCGGGCTCCTGCAGTTGGACACGGCCTTCGTGTGACACGGCTGGGGAGCAGCAGTGAGATGGCCGTTGTGGGCCTCTCTGGGGGACGAGGGGAGCCCCCCCACCCGCACCCCGGCAAGCTGCTCCGGCACCCACTGGGTGCCGGGATCCACCCTGGCCTCGTACCCCCGGACTCCTCACAAGGGCCCTGCCCTGGTGTCTCTTGCCACTTTTCTCTGCctgtggggaaactgaagctctgaGGCCTGATGGTGATCCGTCCCAGGTCACCCCACTGCGTTGCAAAACAGGGCTCGCCAAGACTCTTGGCTCTGCATCCATCACCCTGGTGCCCGGCAACGTCACATAACCTTTCCTGAGCCCCGACCACGCGCCGGATCGGTGCTGGGCACCGTCGTATACCTCTTCAGGCTCTCGCTCGTCCccaagccctcccctcccctggaccCCGGGGCACCAGGACTTGGCTCTGCCTGGTGGAGAAAGGTACTTGAGTTCTCTGGGCTCCCTTAAGCTCCCTTTTGACAATGTCGAAGGAAATGCCGGAGGCCCAGGGATGATGACTCAGAGCCAGGCGCTGCCCCAGGAGGCACACGGCGGAGCAGGAGGAGCACCCAAGTACAGATGGCCTTGCTCTCTTGAGTGTGTCTTGTTGATTCATTCAGCCTTGGAGTCCTCAGGCCCCCCTCGCACATGCTGGGCGATGCTGGGGGCCGGAGAGGAGTcaggcctctgccctgcccctggggagcAGGCAGATCTCAGCCCCGCCGTCCTCAGGGCTGTGATGGGGATGTGCAGGGACAGTGGGATCCCAGAGCAGGGAacaacccctcctccccccccgcccctccccccaccccgaagGAGGTAGTCCTTGAGGGAACACTAGGAATCTGGTAGCGAAAGaggaagagaacataggcagacAGCACTGCAGAGGAGGGTGAGTTCTTGGTCTGCTTGGAGACCGTCCAGTTATTCACAGCTACAATAACAGCGAACGCGGCTGCCTAGCCGTGGCAGGCACGCGGTCAGCGCCGTACACGGATTGTGACCCAGCAGGCCTGTGAGGTGATCTCAGCGTTAGCCCTGTTGTACGGATGAGACTCACCCAAGGTCTCACAGTAGGCAGCAGTGTCGCGGAGATTTGAATCCAGGGGGTCCGTTCAGCCCGTGTCTCTAAGCAGTACTGCTGAGTGAGTGTGACCTGagactggggggaggagggcggtGCCCAGAGGAGGGTTTGCTACAGCTGGAGGAAAAGTGAGCTGGCGTCACAGAGCAGTTGGGGTTTGTTGGGGCCCCCAAAAGATCAAAGGTCTTAGGAACAGGAGGGGATCCCCAACCTTTTCAAAGGTTACCTAAGGTGGCAGTCCTTCCTTCTCTAAATAGCAGCAGATGATTTATGGCAGGTCCCTGGGGCAAGCTCCCGCCGGGCCTCTACAGAGCGAGGTGTTGAGGCACGGGAGGCTATGGCTGAGAGTTGtcggggagggaggcaggcccGGACCTGGGAAGGCAGGGAAAGCCTGCCCCAGAAGTTGGggctgggtgggatggggggaaGAGAGGGTCAAAAGTGGGGCTTAGGGCTTCCTGGCATGAAGGTGGAGCCAGGGGGAGGCCGAAGATGGTCTAGGAGGGAAAGGATGGGAATCAGACTAGGGCAGAAGCcacaggagtgggagggagggtcagGGACCACCTCAGTGACCTCGTGGCTGAACAATTGTGagcagcagggaggcagggggaccAGCCCTGCTGCCGTCTCTGGTCTACTTGCTGTATGTATTCATCTTACAAACAAGGTGGTATCCAGAGGGTATCGAGCAGGGAAGGCCAGGGATTGTTCTGGGCAGTATAGTTACCCCTGGGGCTGGCCTAAGCAGACTGGAGAGTCCAGGTACCCCAGGAACAGTCCCTGAACCCTTGGGACATGTTCAGAATTCCCCTtttggggcacctgtctggctcagtcagtagagcatgcaactcttgacctcggggtcgtgagttcaagctgagtgcgccccccaccccccgcaatgGACATAGCTTACTTAAAACGACGACAAACTCATTCCCTTTTTCTTCACAATTGAAGTCCAGTGGAGGACATATCAGTtgctcctccccaggcctccttCCACTTCCGGGGCCTCCTGCCCTCACATACCACTGGCACCACATGTAAGAGATGCCATTTCCCTCTGCCCGTGGCCCCACCATCTGGCCCCAGCATGTTTTCAAAGCAAGGGAAGAAGCCAAGTGCTCTGCACCAACCTTCCCAGGCTTGTCGCTTCCCAGCATCCCTAGATGGGGGCCAGGTATGTGCCCTGtttgaaacagaaatgaaagcttgGAGATCTGTTAGGGTTTAAGGACCACTCCTCTGCCCATGTCTGTGCCCACTACGAGTCTACATCCAGGCTGTTTTGGCCTGAGTGACTACGTGTCTTCTGCTGTCGCGTGAAGCAGCAGGTAGCTTGGGCTGTGGGACACAGAGCCCTCTGTTCAAGTCTTGACTCTGCCACTTTCTATGACCTTGACCCCTGATCCCCAGTTCTCAACTGTCACCTGGGGAGGACAGTGCCTACCTCCCTCCTGAGGCAGAAGAGGACGATGGCGGGGTCCATGAGGCCGGCTCCCCCGAGGCCTCTGCAGCGGATGAGCCAGACTCTCTGTTCACATGTGTGAAGGAGAGCGGAGGCCTGGGGAGGCTGGGCACGTGAGCCAGGGCCGGGACTCAGGCCTCCAGCAGCCCAGCCTGGCTTCACTGTCCACGGTGCCCCTGCCTGAGAGGTCCTGTCCCAGCACAGCCCCTCAGGGCACCTCCCTCACCTCCATGGAAACAAGGCAGCCAGACAGGAAGCAGGTTTTCATGCCAATAATTTATTGAACGGAGGTCTGTACACAGGCAAACCTTACTGTGGAAACTAAGACATGGGGAgctcccccacacccaccccctcagccctccagggtggggagaggagggaggagatcTTAGGGGCCGAGGACAGGAGGGGGGACACAGCTGCAGAAGGGGGACGGGCCAGGTTGGACGGTGTGAATCGAcgttttctttaagaaaaaaattataacaatctATTTACACCcgagggggggggcgggaagggaagaggagcagaCGGGCTGGTCTGGTTCTATTTACAAGGGAcacaggaagggaggaggggttgGAGGAGTGtaggcctgggaggaggggagggggccaagGGGGTAGGAGGTCCTCATGCCTCCCAACCCcctgtccttccttctcttccctccccacaaCCAGTTAAAATCCTCTTAAAAAGCCCACCACAGGGTGAGGCTGGTGAGGGAGGGACTGGAGGTAGGGACAGGGACTCATTTACCTCTGCCCTCTAGTCTAGGGGCCCAGCCAGGTCAGGAGCTTGATGGGCTATGgtcccccttcccagccccactGGGGGCTCCCAGATGGAAGAGTTGTTGGTGGGGCCCTCAGGAAGAGTTAGTGAGGGGAGCTGTGGCGTCAGGTGACTGCCAGTCCGAGCCGGTCTGAGCCTCACTTAAAgctgaggggaaggaaaaagcagACAGTTACCCTTTGCCTCTCAGACCTCCCCCAAGAGCAGGAACCCAGTGGGGGATGCTACATCAGAAATGGACAGCTGCCGCTCTAGGTCCAGCGCTGCATACTCGGATGCCAAAGGGCCAGGCTGCTCACTGAGTGACTCACCAGACAGCCGGGCCCCACAGAAGAGAGGGTGGCTAGAACTTGGCCCCAACTCACAGCACTGCCCTGAGGAAAGGCAAGCCCACTGCTGCCCAGTCGGATTTTCTTCCCCAAGAGACAGGAAATCTGGATTTGTAACATGCAGTGGcctcaatttttaaatgtggaCGACAAATTTaacgttttgtttgtttgtgcaAGCCAGACCTAGGTCTTTGGTTTTCCAGTTGGCACTTAAACACAAATACAGGCAATCAGACCCGATGAAGGTGGCTGTTCACGTGTATGCTATCAGATGTCAACAATTTCCACACCCCTGCGGGGAACTCCAGGGCTGTAGGCACAGGCTGGCCTCCCAGGCTGAGAAGCAGAGGGCCCCCGACCTACCTTGTGAGGATGGAGTGAGGGAGGCAGTGCCCGCTGGGGACCTCaagtgaggagggaggagaatggCGTTGAGAGATGGTTGGATGGAGAGTTCTAGAGACAGGATTAGACATGCCCAGTCAGGAGGCGGGGTGTTGGGAGACGGGGTCGGGGTTAGAAAGGGGCACCAGGTAGCAACCCAGCTCTTGGCAAGGCCAGCTGACACGTGTAGCTACTGAATGCTTTAAATGACAAACCAGAAGGGGCCCAGCACACGTGACTGCAGAGCATGGGTGAAGCAGCTTCGGGGCTCCAGCATCGGGGGCATCTCCCGAGCGCCCCTCCCTCAGCATCCCGCTCCTCTCTCTAACACCAAGCCCTCCTCCACAACCTTTGCCTGCCCTTCCAGCTCCCTGCATCCCAAGCCGTGCCCTCACCTCCAGGACTGAAATTGAAGAGGGGGGGAAGCGGGCGGTTGTTGGGGAGCTGGGTTCCGTGACATCGCAGTTCATCAAAGAAGCTGTGGGCGCAGGCTTCCAGAGGGGAGAGCCTTGAGGACGGTGTGTACTCCAGCAGGCTCGAGCAGAGTGCGATGGCCTCTGGCGGCGTTCGAGACTTGAACACCTTAGGGGGTGGTCAGGAGGGTGAGCCGCCCAGGCACTGTGGACTCCCGCACCCCCACTTCCCATACGAGGCACAACCACTGAGGGGAAACCACGTTCTTTGGGGTGAGCAGCTCGCGGGGGTCCCGTCATGAGAcaggccctgcagggagcctgtttccccAGCAGAGAAATGGCACTCAAACTTACCATGGACCCTCAACTTCCGGAGGATGGGAGATGCCATAAACTTTGAAATCTGATGAGTTAACGGCCCCATTCCCAAGCCCTGACTCTATAGCCAGGTCCCAAGACCAGCTGGCCTCCAAAGGGGACCTCGGCCATGCTACCTGAGCCCCTAGCCCCGTCCCACCTTTGTCCAGGGGTGAGCTTTAATCTGGGGAAACTTGAACTCCGTGTAGTTGGGGTTCATCTCTCGGATCTGTTCCCGGGTTGGTGTTCCCAGCACCTGGAGAAGAAGGGACGGGTCTGAGCCAAAGCCCCTATCCCTCAGCCCCATCCCTGCCCATCCCTGCCCACCCCGCCATGCCCTCACCTTGATGATCTCCACCAGCTGGTCTACCCCACTGTCCCCGGGGAAGATGGGCTGGCCCAGGAGGAGCTCGGCCAGTACGCAGCCAGCTGACCACACATCTGAGGGGGAATGCGGGGAGGGTCAGGGCTGCCCCACCCATCCCCTCGCCAACGCTTCTCTCCCCCCACAGTCATCCTGAGGGTGCCA
Encoded proteins:
- the ZNF526 gene encoding zinc finger protein 526, with the translated sequence MAEVAAEVAELPTQMSPGAVETSTPMFGEMSAEVTEMTPGEALASSLFFQHHQFMCSECGSLYNTLEEVLSHQEQHVPTVTEDEALAAQDPGLEPELMAGPEEGPFQCGECNQLILSPGELLAHQDAHLRESASQIQYQCGDCQELFPSPELWVAHRKARHLSAAATEPPGPPPLPPPTPPPPTPAPPEVQMEPYECPECSTLCATPEEFLEHQGTHFDSLEKEERNGLEEEEEEEEEDTEEDTEEEEEVAAEVGEDATGGDRPTAGRAQGCADCPQPWTAAEARRRHRRASRGPASAAHPFHCTQCQRSFSSANRLLAHGRAHIGGTHECTTCSKVFKKAASLEQHLRLHRGEARYLCVDCGRGFGTELTLVAHRRAHTANPLHRCRCGKTFSNMTKFLYHRRTHAGKSGAPPSAAASPVPAESAPPPPPPPPAPPAQLPCPQCSKSFASASRLSRHRRAVHGPPERRHRCGVCGKGFKKLVHVRNHLRTHTGERPFQCHSCGKTFASLANLSRHQLTHTGVRPYQCLDCGKRFTQSSNLQQHRRLHLRPVAFARAPRLPGPGLYNKSPYYCGTCGRWFHALAGLRLHQRVHARARPGPPPPPPRSPPPAPPPPPPPEPQQTIMCTELGETIAIIETSQPLALEDTLQLCQAALGASEAGGLLQLDTAFV